From Acidihalobacter aeolianus, a single genomic window includes:
- the rnpA gene encoding ribonuclease P protein component, giving the protein MVGAQSFPRCARLTERVEYGRVFASRNKSGGRVFVLTWMRNDIGRARLGLAISRRCARRAVDRQRIKRIVRESFRLKQQSLPAVDVVVTCRSGAGSLGKRQLREALERHWQAIR; this is encoded by the coding sequence GTGGTAGGGGCACAGTCTTTCCCACGCTGTGCCAGGCTGACGGAACGCGTAGAGTACGGTCGCGTTTTTGCTAGCAGGAACAAATCCGGCGGTCGTGTATTCGTGCTGACGTGGATGCGTAACGACATCGGCAGAGCGAGATTAGGGTTGGCAATATCACGCCGATGCGCACGCCGTGCCGTAGACAGGCAACGTATCAAGCGCATTGTCCGCGAAAGTTTCAGGCTCAAACAACAATCCCTCCCGGCAGTCGACGTGGTCGTAACCTGCAGGTCAGGGGCCGGCTCACTGGGCAAACGGCAACTGCGCGAAGCGTTGGAGCGACATTGGCAGGCGATCAGGTAA
- the yidD gene encoding membrane protein insertion efficiency factor YidD → MRTLLILLVKAYRLLLSPFLGQHCRFQPTCSVYAIEALEEYGAIKGTWLAVKRLSKCHPWHPGGYDPLPNHSTQQRTSRHDG, encoded by the coding sequence ATGCGTACTTTACTGATACTTCTGGTCAAGGCCTACCGCTTGCTGCTGAGCCCTTTTCTCGGTCAGCATTGCCGCTTCCAACCTACCTGTTCGGTTTACGCGATAGAGGCCTTGGAAGAATACGGGGCAATCAAGGGAACCTGGCTGGCAGTGAAGAGATTGTCCAAATGCCACCCTTGGCATCCGGGCGGTTACGATCCCTTGCCGAATCATTCGACACAACAACGTACAAGCCGACACGATGGATAA